A window of the Parabacteroides merdae ATCC 43184 genome harbors these coding sequences:
- a CDS encoding SLC13 family permease encodes MNFEIIFVLLALVGMIGALIWDGLRPGMVLLTVVVLFLCVGILTPKEMLEGFSNKGMITVGMLFLVSEGIRQSGALGQLIKKLLPEGKTTVFKAQLRMLPPVAFVSAFLNNTPVVVIFAPIIKRWAESVKLPATKFLIPLSYVTILGGICTLIGTSTNLVVHGMILDAGYEGFTMFELGRVGIFIALAGIIYLFVFSNKLLPDSRTDRYEEEEEDGNPGNLHRVEAVLGSRFPGINKTLGEFNFTRHYGAIVKEVKSGGQRFTRDLDKVTLHEGDTLVLWADDTFVPTWGESSVFLLLANGKDGTEPVSRKKRWLALGLLIFMIVGATIGELPVVKEAFPEIRLDMFFFVCITTIIMAWTKIFPPKKYTKYISWDILITIACAFAISKAMENSGFAALIARHIIGMSSSMGPYALLAIVFIITNIFTELITNNAAAALSFPIALSVATQLGVDPTPFFVVICMAASASFSTPIGYQTNLIVQGIGSYKFTDFVKIGLPLNLITFLISVFVIPMIWKF; translated from the coding sequence ATGAACTTTGAAATAATATTTGTATTGCTGGCATTGGTCGGCATGATCGGGGCGTTGATATGGGATGGGCTGAGGCCCGGAATGGTGTTACTCACGGTTGTGGTGCTGTTCCTCTGTGTTGGAATATTGACGCCGAAAGAAATGCTCGAAGGTTTTAGCAATAAAGGGATGATAACTGTCGGAATGCTTTTTCTGGTAAGCGAGGGTATTCGCCAGAGCGGAGCATTGGGACAACTTATAAAGAAGTTGTTGCCGGAGGGGAAGACAACCGTTTTCAAGGCGCAGTTGCGTATGCTTCCGCCTGTCGCTTTTGTATCCGCTTTTCTCAACAACACGCCTGTTGTCGTTATTTTCGCTCCTATCATCAAGCGTTGGGCGGAGTCGGTCAAGCTGCCGGCGACGAAATTCCTGATTCCTCTTTCGTATGTGACCATTTTAGGCGGCATCTGTACTCTGATCGGGACATCGACCAACCTGGTCGTACATGGCATGATCCTCGATGCCGGATATGAAGGGTTTACAATGTTCGAGCTGGGAAGGGTGGGGATCTTTATCGCGCTGGCCGGCATCATTTACCTCTTCGTGTTCTCCAACAAGCTGCTGCCCGATTCCCGCACCGATCGCTACGAGGAAGAGGAGGAAGACGGCAACCCCGGTAACCTGCACCGGGTGGAAGCGGTGTTAGGCTCCCGTTTTCCGGGTATCAACAAGACATTGGGCGAGTTCAATTTTACCCGTCATTACGGTGCGATCGTGAAAGAGGTGAAGAGCGGGGGACAGCGGTTTACCCGCGATCTCGATAAGGTGACGTTGCACGAGGGCGATACGCTGGTTCTCTGGGCGGACGATACGTTCGTGCCGACATGGGGCGAATCCAGCGTCTTCCTTTTGCTTGCCAACGGCAAGGACGGTACGGAACCTGTTTCCCGCAAGAAACGCTGGCTGGCATTGGGCTTGCTGATCTTTATGATCGTAGGCGCCACGATAGGGGAGTTGCCTGTGGTGAAAGAGGCGTTCCCTGAAATACGGCTGGATATGTTTTTCTTTGTCTGCATTACGACCATCATCATGGCGTGGACCAAGATTTTCCCTCCGAAAAAGTATACCAAATATATATCCTGGGATATTCTGATTACGATTGCCTGTGCCTTTGCTATCAGCAAGGCGATGGAGAATTCCGGTTTCGCCGCTTTGATAGCCCGTCATATTATCGGTATGTCCAGCAGCATGGGACCGTATGCTTTACTGGCGATAGTCTTTATCATCACCAATATCTTTACGGAACTGATTACGAACAATGCGGCTGCGGCGCTCAGTTTCCCGATTGCCTTGTCGGTCGCTACGCAGCTCGGTGTGGACCCGACGCCGTTCTTTGTGGTGATCTGTATGGCGGCATCTGCCAGTTTCAGTACGCCGATCGGTTATCAGACCAATCTGATCGTGCAAGGTATCGGTAGTTATAAGTTCACGGACTTCGTGAAAATCGGTTTACCCCTTAACCTGATCACTTTTTTGATCTCGGTGTTCGTGATACCGATGATCTGGAAATTCTAA
- the cysQ gene encoding 3'(2'),5'-bisphosphate nucleotidase CysQ has protein sequence MNNYANYLYIAIRAALDAGKAIMDIYTDPESDFGIERKADNSPLTKADKKAHAIISMALSVTPFPVLSEEGKEKPFAERSGWDMLWIVDPLDGTKEFIKKNGEFTVNIALVKEGVPVLGVIYVPVRKELYFAADSLGAFKLAEIDYGYQPSMDEIKTKAIRLPMPMGHQGVVVVASRSHQTEETTAFIENLRKQGQPVTLISSGSSLKICLVAEGTADVYPRFAPTMEWDTAAGHAIARAAGCEVYHIDGKTPLKYNKEDLHNPWFIVKPL, from the coding sequence ATGAATAATTATGCAAATTACCTGTATATAGCTATTCGCGCCGCCCTCGATGCAGGCAAAGCGATCATGGATATTTATACCGATCCGGAATCCGATTTCGGCATCGAACGTAAAGCCGATAACTCCCCGTTGACAAAAGCCGACAAGAAGGCCCATGCGATTATCTCGATGGCCCTGTCCGTGACGCCTTTCCCCGTGTTGAGCGAAGAAGGAAAAGAGAAGCCTTTTGCCGAACGTTCAGGCTGGGACATGCTCTGGATCGTCGATCCGTTGGACGGGACGAAGGAGTTTATCAAGAAAAACGGCGAATTTACGGTTAATATCGCCCTTGTGAAGGAAGGAGTTCCGGTATTGGGCGTGATCTACGTGCCCGTGCGGAAAGAGCTGTATTTCGCGGCTGACTCGTTGGGAGCGTTCAAGCTGGCGGAGATAGACTACGGATATCAGCCTTCGATGGACGAGATAAAAACGAAAGCCATACGCCTGCCTATGCCGATGGGACACCAGGGAGTCGTGGTGGTCGCCTCGCGTTCGCACCAGACGGAAGAAACGACGGCCTTTATCGAGAACCTGCGCAAGCAGGGACAGCCGGTTACCCTGATCAGTAGCGGCAGCAGCTTGAAGATCTGCCTGGTGGCGGAAGGAACGGCCGATGTTTATCCCCGTTTCGCACCGACGATGGAGTGGGATACCGCCGCCGGACATGCGATTGCACGGGCGGCCGGATGCGAAGTTTATCATATCGATGGCAAAACACCTTTAAAGTACAATAAGGAAGACCTTCATAATCCGTGGTTCATCGTCAAACCGCTCTGA